The sequence GCCCCTCGCGAAGCCAGTTTTCAGGAATCAAGACGTCCGCCAGCCCGGCCATGGCTATAACAGCGCTCTGTTCCCGCGCCCGAAGCTCAATCGCTTCGAGTTCAAATCGAAACAGCTCTTCCCATAAGGCCAGGACGCTTACAAATTCCATGCGCCCTGCCTCATAGGCCAGCATCGCTGAATCGCGCGCCGCCCGCGCCCGGGGCAGAAGTTCGCTGCGATAGATCGTTGCCTGCTCGCGCAAGGAGCGGCGCTCGGCCTGCAAGGCACGATAGGCGCTGATCACACGCAGTTCTGCGTCTTCCGCGCCGCTGCTGGCGGCTTGCTCAGCCGCACTGGCCGAAAGAATTTGATTGTGGTTCGACAATGCGCTCCACAGAGGTACACGAATGGTAACACCCACGGAATATTCCTGTTCCGTACCGCGCCGTAGCGACAGCCAATCACTCTGTCTCCTGATTCGTTCGTAGCCAGCAAAGACCGCAAAATCGGGAAGATAGTCCAGCCAGGCTCGAGATCTTCGCACTCCGCCTTCCACATGATCTACGCGTACGATAGCCGCTTCAATGCTGCGTTGGCGCAGCGCTGCCGCGTCGGTCGGCAAGCGCTCTTCGACTTGCGCAAGCAAACCCGGCAATTGATTGGCCGCAAGCAACCCGGCGACATCAAGATCATGGTCGTGTTCCACAGTCTGTGCGGGCGTCGGCGCAGCCAGCAAGTAGCGCAACTGCTCCTGGTGAACGGCGTGTTCCAGCTCAATGGCCGTCAATCGCTGGCGGTAGGAATCGGCGCGAACCTGGGCTGAAGCGGCGTCCGCCAGCAAGCCCTGGCCGCCGGCATATCGCGCCCGCGCCGATGCCGCCAGCAGCCCGCCGCGATCGACGAAGGCCCGCGCCAGGCGCATTCCATCTTCGGTCCGCTGGTAGTCGACCAGGGTGCGCAGCAACTCGCCTACCAGGTTGTTTTGCTCCAGGCTAAGACGCAGAGTTTCGCGCTCCGCATCCAGGGCGCGGCGGCGAGCATCCAGACTCAGCTTCCCCGGAAAGGGAATCTCCTGTTCGATGCGCAGCTCATTGCTGCGCATCGAACCTTCCATATAATCCGCGGATGGGTAGTAAGTTGTCTCACGGGAGCTGGAACGCTTGCGCTCCAGCATCAAACGCGGATCTGGATACAGTCGCGCCGCAAGTGCTGCGCCTTCTTGGGCAGACCGGGCCTGCAGACGCTGGCGCACAATGCGCGGATGCTGCTGCAGGGCGCGCTGCAGTTGCATCTCCAGCACTCCGCCGCCCTGGGCCAGTAGCGTTTGCGGCAAAATGAGCGCAAGAAGGCCCACCAGAATCGATAGAATAACTTTGGTCTTGAACATTTAAATCTCCGGCGAGCCGTAGTCATACGGCTGCGCAGGCCATGCTCCACGGAACGGAGGAGCGCGGCGGCAGGCGCAGAAGCGCAGGAGATTCTAGACCAGTAGACGCAGGTTTTTGAGAAAAAGTCGATTGGGGGGCGGCGCAGGGCTGCCAGCTAAAAGGCGTGATCCGATCCAACCCATCTGGTTGGGCAACTGGGCCAATGCGACCTGCGCCTCACTGACCTGAATGGTCAGCGCATTCGCCGGGCCTTTTGCGGACTCCAACAGCCAAACCGTACGGCAACAAAGTCCATTGCAATGCGGCAGCTCTTGTGCCCAGCCGCGGTGCGAACCGAGCGGGGCCTGCCGATGACAGGGCGGCACTGCTTGCAGTGCTGCGGAATCCGCATTGCCGCGCAGGCCAGAGGATAACAGAGCCTGAAGCGGCGACTGGCAGCAAACAGCTGGCATAGCCAGGGCCGCGGCCAGGGCTGCCGTCGATACCGCGACGCGCCAATGTAGCTTTATGGCGAACACAAATCGAACCTTAAATTGACGTAAGGCCTGGCCCGGAGCGGTCAATTGTTTTCAGCCGCCGGCTCCAGGAATTCAAGGCGCCAGTCTCCGCGATTGCCGGCCAGATCAACCGCCTGGAGCGAAAGAATGGCCCCGCGCGCCGGAATCATGGCCCGAGGAATACGCAACACCAGCGCTCCCCGATCGGCAATCCATTCGGCGCTCAGCTGGCGGCCATCAAGCAGCGCCAGA comes from Leptospirales bacterium and encodes:
- a CDS encoding TolC family protein — translated: MFKTKVILSILVGLLALILPQTLLAQGGGVLEMQLQRALQQHPRIVRQRLQARSAQEGAALAARLYPDPRLMLERKRSSSRETTYYPSADYMEGSMRSNELRIEQEIPFPGKLSLDARRRALDAERETLRLSLEQNNLVGELLRTLVDYQRTEDGMRLARAFVDRGGLLAASARARYAGGQGLLADAASAQVRADSYRQRLTAIELEHAVHQEQLRYLLAAPTPAQTVEHDHDLDVAGLLAANQLPGLLAQVEERLPTDAAALRQRSIEAAIVRVDHVEGGVRRSRAWLDYLPDFAVFAGYERIRRQSDWLSLRRGTEQEYSVGVTIRVPLWSALSNHNQILSASAAEQAASSGAEDAELRVISAYRALQAERRSLREQATIYRSELLPRARAARDSAMLAYEAGRMEFVSVLALWEELFRFELEAIELRAREQSAVIAMAGLADVLIPENWLREGRENEP